Proteins encoded together in one Jaculus jaculus isolate mJacJac1 chromosome 7, mJacJac1.mat.Y.cur, whole genome shotgun sequence window:
- the Slc7a9 gene encoding B(0,+)-type amino acid transporter 1 isoform X2: MSHHMGRLWDPGDAGCPVLCRAWHHDHQVWRRVPLSDGGLWPHPCLSLLLDQLDRHEALLLCHHLPQLFRVRVRGLLCQLQAAPRGREVPGCRGHTGPHHGERTECAARELRAKCLHGSQAGHCGHHHRQWNCPPCPRNQLNYITEELRNPYRNLPLAIIIGIPLVTVCYILMNVSYFTVMTPTELLQSQAVAVTFGDRVLYPASWVVPLFVAFSTIGAANGTCFTTGRLIYVAGREGHMLKVLSYISVKRLTPAPALIFYGIIATIYIIPGDINSLVNYFSFAAWLFYGMTFLGLLVMRFTRKDLERPIMVPIVIPILVTVTSVFLVLAPIISEPAWEYLYCVLFILSGLIFYFLFVYYKFGWAQKISKPVTMHLQMLMEVVPPEKDPE, from the exons ATGTCTCATCATATGGGCCGCCTGTGGGATCCTGGCGACGCTGG GTGCCCTGTGCTTTGCCGAGCTTGGCACCATGATCACCAAGTCTGGCGGAGAGTACCCCTATCTGATGGAGGCCTTTGGCCCCATCCCTGCCTATCTCTTCTCCTGGACCAGCTTGATCGTCATGAAGCCCTCCTCCTTTGCCATCATCTGCCTCAGCTTTTCCGAGTACGTGTGCGCGGCCTTCTATGCCAGCTGCAAGCCGCCCCACGTGGTCGTGAAGTGCCTGGCTGCCGCGGCCATAC TGGTCCTCACCACGGTGAACGCACTGAGTGTGCGGCTCGGGAGCTACGTGCAAAATGTCTTCACGGCAGCCAAGCTGGTCATTGTGGTCATCATCATCGTCAGTGGAATTGTCCTCCTTGCCCAAG GAATCAGCTCAACTACATCACGGAAGAGCTGAGAAACCCTTACAG AAACTTGCCCCTGGCCATCATCATTGGGATCCCACTGGTGACAGTGTGTTACATCCTCATGAACGTTTCCTACTTTACCGTGATGACCCCAACGGAGCTCTTACAGTCCCAAGCTGTGGCGGTG ACCTTTGGAGACCGCGTTCTCTACCCAGCCTCTTGGGTGGTGCCCCTTTTCGTGGCGTTTTCAACAATCGGTGCCGCTAATGGGACCTGCTTCACCACGGGCAG GCTTATCTACGTGGCAGGCAGGGAAGGCCACATGCTAAAAGTGCTCTCCTACATCAGTGTCAAGCGTCTCACGCCCGCCCCCGCCCTCATCTTTTAT GGCATCATCGCCACCATTTACATCATCCCTGGTGACATCAACTCCTTGGTGAACTATTTCAGCTTTGCTGCCTGGCTGTTTTATGGGATGACCTTCCTAGGGCTCCTTGTGATGAGGTTCACGAGGAAAGATCTGGAAAGGCCTATCATG GTGCCCATCGTCATTCCCATCCTGGTGACCGTCACCTCTGTGTTCCTGGTCCTGGCCCCAATCATCAGTGAGCCAGCATGGGAGTATCTCTACTGCGTGTTATTCATACTGAGCGGACTgatattttacttcctttttgTCTACTACAAGTTCGGATGGGCTCAGAAAATCTCCA AGCCGGTCACTATGCACCTGCAGATGCTGATGGAAGTTGTCCCACCGGAGAAGGACCCTGAGTGA
- the Slc7a9 gene encoding B(0,+)-type amino acid transporter 1 isoform X1: protein MEEPSLRKRKDDEKSTQNDEPKTTSLQKEVGLLSGICIIVGTIIGSGIFISPKPVLANTEAVGPCLIIWAACGILATLGALCFAELGTMITKSGGEYPYLMEAFGPIPAYLFSWTSLIVMKPSSFAIICLSFSEYVCAAFYASCKPPHVVVKCLAAAAILVLTTVNALSVRLGSYVQNVFTAAKLVIVVIIIVSGIVLLAQGNTKNFEHSFEGGQVSMGAISLAFYNGLWAYDGWNQLNYITEELRNPYRNLPLAIIIGIPLVTVCYILMNVSYFTVMTPTELLQSQAVAVTFGDRVLYPASWVVPLFVAFSTIGAANGTCFTTGRLIYVAGREGHMLKVLSYISVKRLTPAPALIFYGIIATIYIIPGDINSLVNYFSFAAWLFYGMTFLGLLVMRFTRKDLERPIMVPIVIPILVTVTSVFLVLAPIISEPAWEYLYCVLFILSGLIFYFLFVYYKFGWAQKISKPVTMHLQMLMEVVPPEKDPE, encoded by the exons ATGGAGGAGCCCAGCCTGCGGAAACGCAAAGACGATGAGAAGTCGACGCAGAATGATGAACCCAAGACGACCAGTCTCCAGAAGGAG GTGGGTCTGCTCAGCGGGATCTGCATCATCGTGGGCACCATCATCGGCTCTGGCATCTTCATCTCCCCCAAGCCTGTGCTTGCCAACACAGAAGCCGTGGGGCCATGTCTCATCATATGGGCCGCCTGTGGGATCCTGGCGACGCTGG GTGCCCTGTGCTTTGCCGAGCTTGGCACCATGATCACCAAGTCTGGCGGAGAGTACCCCTATCTGATGGAGGCCTTTGGCCCCATCCCTGCCTATCTCTTCTCCTGGACCAGCTTGATCGTCATGAAGCCCTCCTCCTTTGCCATCATCTGCCTCAGCTTTTCCGAGTACGTGTGCGCGGCCTTCTATGCCAGCTGCAAGCCGCCCCACGTGGTCGTGAAGTGCCTGGCTGCCGCGGCCATAC TGGTCCTCACCACGGTGAACGCACTGAGTGTGCGGCTCGGGAGCTACGTGCAAAATGTCTTCACGGCAGCCAAGCTGGTCATTGTGGTCATCATCATCGTCAGTGGAATTGTCCTCCTTGCCCAAG GAAACACAAAGAACTTCGAACATTCTTTTGAGGGCGGGCAAGTCTCGATGGGTGCCATCAGCCTGGCATTCTATAATGGACTCTGGGCATATGACGGGTG GAATCAGCTCAACTACATCACGGAAGAGCTGAGAAACCCTTACAG AAACTTGCCCCTGGCCATCATCATTGGGATCCCACTGGTGACAGTGTGTTACATCCTCATGAACGTTTCCTACTTTACCGTGATGACCCCAACGGAGCTCTTACAGTCCCAAGCTGTGGCGGTG ACCTTTGGAGACCGCGTTCTCTACCCAGCCTCTTGGGTGGTGCCCCTTTTCGTGGCGTTTTCAACAATCGGTGCCGCTAATGGGACCTGCTTCACCACGGGCAG GCTTATCTACGTGGCAGGCAGGGAAGGCCACATGCTAAAAGTGCTCTCCTACATCAGTGTCAAGCGTCTCACGCCCGCCCCCGCCCTCATCTTTTAT GGCATCATCGCCACCATTTACATCATCCCTGGTGACATCAACTCCTTGGTGAACTATTTCAGCTTTGCTGCCTGGCTGTTTTATGGGATGACCTTCCTAGGGCTCCTTGTGATGAGGTTCACGAGGAAAGATCTGGAAAGGCCTATCATG GTGCCCATCGTCATTCCCATCCTGGTGACCGTCACCTCTGTGTTCCTGGTCCTGGCCCCAATCATCAGTGAGCCAGCATGGGAGTATCTCTACTGCGTGTTATTCATACTGAGCGGACTgatattttacttcctttttgTCTACTACAAGTTCGGATGGGCTCAGAAAATCTCCA AGCCGGTCACTATGCACCTGCAGATGCTGATGGAAGTTGTCCCACCGGAGAAGGACCCTGAGTGA